One window of the Leptotrichia massiliensis genome contains the following:
- a CDS encoding SMI1/KNR4 family protein — protein MEKLLENLDKMVLKWIFKLSNEDIKEAEEVLNFKFPEKDKKYVKAYNNANSENIIFKINNEIFDIEVLNFSNEDDMILFNNKYFRKISERYFKNKKLIEIMYFHKLLKTEKLENREIKYEKNGYICYDFTMNKENPEIFSIFFEQKITTGDIYKTEIFSESVMGERIGNSLKDILMYLYIIDKKINKPTVFWIFKELISQEEIDEFQKENEIKFPEKYQELLNTARKEEVKFYPSKFNKRVSKFVIETGMYIDFKNVKETYEIFLEEHKPYPKKLIPIKLCGNGDYICLDYRGKLNTTLKEPKITYYAHDEIGNRRFIHLADSYDEFLDMIEIDEEEIERREKEIEESYFYGEQSLED, from the coding sequence ATGGAAAAACTATTAGAAAATTTAGACAAAATGGTATTAAAATGGATATTTAAATTAAGTAATGAGGATATAAAAGAAGCTGAAGAAGTATTAAATTTTAAATTTCCGGAAAAGGATAAAAAATATGTTAAAGCATATAACAATGCTAATTCAGAAAACATTATTTTTAAAATTAATAATGAAATTTTTGATATAGAAGTATTAAACTTTTCAAATGAAGATGATATGATATTATTTAATAACAAATATTTTAGAAAAATATCGGAAAGGTATTTTAAAAATAAAAAACTTATAGAAATAATGTATTTTCATAAACTTTTAAAAACAGAAAAACTTGAAAATAGAGAAATAAAATATGAAAAAAATGGATATATTTGTTATGATTTTACAATGAACAAAGAAAATCCAGAAATATTTAGTATATTTTTTGAACAAAAGATAACAACAGGAGATATTTATAAAACAGAAATTTTTTCAGAAAGTGTAATGGGAGAAAGGATTGGAAATAGTTTAAAAGATATACTGATGTATTTGTATATAATAGATAAAAAAATAAATAAACCTACTGTATTTTGGATATTTAAAGAATTAATAAGTCAAGAGGAGATAGATGAATTTCAAAAAGAAAATGAGATAAAGTTTCCAGAAAAATATCAAGAATTATTGAATACTGCTAGAAAAGAAGAAGTAAAATTTTATCCTTCAAAATTTAATAAAAGAGTTTCTAAATTCGTTATAGAAACAGGAATGTATATAGATTTTAAGAATGTGAAAGAAACATATGAAATATTTTTAGAGGAACATAAACCTTATCCCAAGAAGTTGATACCAATAAAATTATGTGGAAATGGAGATTATATCTGTCTAGATTACAGAGGAAAATTGAACACAACTTTAAAAGAGCCCAAAATAACATATTACGCGCATGATGAAATAGGGAATAGAAGATTTATACATTTGGCAGATAGCTATGATGAGTTTCTAGATATGATAGAAATAGATGAGGAGGAAATAGAAAGAAGGGAAAAGGAAATAGAGGAGAGTTATTTTTATGGTGAGCAGTCTTTGGAGGATTAG
- a CDS encoding toxin-antitoxin system YwqK family antitoxin: protein MNTVRLDENDKFYDYFNIDIIDDVEVITKDGERFTGEIETYGPGNELSIRGTIIDGLREGKWAYYFENGELRGFNEYKKGKLNGRAEEYSKDGKLILKGQFLDNKKTGYWYWYYENGVVESEGSYKEDKREGEYILRYENNAISLLTNFKDGMEDGEVVSYYETGELQAKYKRVQDKTVGDYFLYYKNGNIKITGNFVDGKKEGKWLSYYEDGKLEIEENYYNNELNGEIFGYYKNGNIEYESRWENGKKEGKTYYYFENGQKKLEEIYRNNKLEGERVTYFNTGKVFQIENYKSGKLDGEKIIYTDYDNDLKYQKIDYINGKMNGDFIIYNDDGKTIDVIERYINDKLEGFTEYYDELGNLILKQKFHEDELISEENF from the coding sequence ATGAATACAGTAAGATTAGATGAAAATGATAAGTTTTATGACTATTTTAATATTGATATTATAGATGATGTTGAGGTTATAACAAAAGATGGTGAAAGGTTTACAGGAGAAATAGAAACTTATGGGCCTGGAAATGAATTGTCAATACGAGGTACGATAATTGATGGACTTAGAGAAGGCAAATGGGCTTATTATTTTGAAAATGGCGAATTAAGAGGGTTTAATGAATATAAAAAAGGGAAGCTGAATGGACGAGCGGAAGAATATTCTAAAGATGGAAAATTAATATTGAAAGGACAATTTTTAGATAATAAAAAAACAGGATATTGGTACTGGTATTATGAAAACGGAGTTGTTGAATCAGAAGGTAGTTATAAAGAGGATAAAAGAGAAGGGGAATATATTTTAAGATATGAAAATAATGCAATTTCCTTACTTACAAATTTTAAAGATGGTATGGAAGATGGAGAAGTTGTTTCATATTATGAAACTGGAGAATTACAGGCAAAATATAAAAGGGTACAAGATAAGACTGTAGGAGATTACTTTCTCTATTATAAAAATGGTAATATAAAAATAACAGGAAATTTTGTAGATGGAAAAAAAGAAGGAAAATGGTTATCATATTATGAAGATGGGAAATTAGAAATTGAAGAAAATTATTATAATAATGAATTAAATGGAGAAATATTTGGATACTATAAAAACGGGAATATAGAATATGAATCCAGATGGGAAAATGGTAAAAAAGAGGGGAAAACATATTATTATTTTGAAAATGGTCAGAAAAAACTGGAGGAAATTTATAGGAATAATAAACTGGAAGGAGAGCGTGTAACATATTTTAATACAGGCAAAGTGTTTCAGATAGAAAATTATAAATCTGGGAAATTGGATGGTGAAAAAATAATTTACACAGATTATGATAATGATTTAAAATATCAAAAAATAGATTATATAAATGGAAAAATGAATGGAGATTTTATAATTTATAATGATGATGGAAAAACTATTGATGTAATAGAAAGATATATAAATGATAAACTGGAAGGATTTACAGAATATTATGATGAACTAGGAAATTTAATATTAAAGCAAAAGTTTCATGAAGATGAATTAATAAGTGAAGAAAATTTTTAA
- a CDS encoding FHA domain-containing protein, producing MNLDRCKNGHMYDVSRYGENCPYCKSEGLKPEIKEKKVNLVEELDDDDRTTAYWAKDSKVDPVVGWLVCIAGAEKGKDFRIVSERNFLGRGEGMNIRIEGDMNISRKNHCSISYNPKNRKFFITPGDSNGLIYVGNDAVYNTRELRSFNTLEIGESKFVFIGLCGDNFDWEKEKAKEE from the coding sequence ATGAATTTAGACAGATGTAAAAATGGACACATGTATGATGTATCAAGATATGGGGAGAATTGTCCGTATTGTAAATCGGAAGGATTGAAACCTGAAATTAAGGAGAAAAAAGTTAATTTAGTTGAGGAACTAGATGATGATGACAGAACTACAGCATACTGGGCAAAAGATAGTAAAGTAGATCCGGTAGTAGGATGGTTAGTTTGTATTGCAGGAGCTGAAAAAGGAAAAGACTTTAGGATAGTGTCAGAAAGAAACTTTTTGGGACGTGGAGAAGGTATGAATATTAGGATTGAAGGAGATATGAATATATCAAGAAAAAATCATTGTTCGATAAGTTATAATCCTAAGAACAGGAAATTTTTCATTACGCCAGGAGATTCAAATGGATTAATTTATGTAGGAAATGATGCAGTTTATAATACTAGAGAATTAAGAAGTTTTAACACTTTAGAAATAGGTGAAAGTAAATTTGTTTTCATTGGATTATGTGGTGATAATTTTGATTGGGAAAAAGAGAAAGCAAAAGAAGAATAA
- a CDS encoding protein phosphatase 2C domain-containing protein — MRKEEAKFETRFFSEAGTKGKNNDYFGYTQLDNYAIWVAADGYDEEAGADVAAKLAVSSAIEYFMLRPRFNPEVIKEIMEYANLKVKEKQEETEKYSLMHTSLLVVISNYNSFLYGNVGNTRLYHLRGGYVVSQSRDDTIAQLLVDENALDMSDMKYHRQRNDLLQAIGDFGKIKPNIIKNPVTLQENDMLCLTTIGFWENIDEREMEVEISRYPNKDSLLRSLEHKVMATTRESVENYTFALVNVEKVAPSEPVEKDKKKFWIKVGLISLAVLVIILSLTFWNISKRNNIIKRAAVYEEQANDDIVKKDFNNAIESFKLEKAELEKLKPKSRGIIGFFTGANGKRADAEKRISAVNTKISQTSKLQKAFQDINEANQLFNSGNYDEASRKYQEAKYVLEENTYKKDELNTDEVLTTLNARIDSSSKLKEALAIETAGNQAFSAGNYNLAKENYKTASELYLVNGRADYVANIERKIAEIDDKAKTEYSGAMLTENQADLLSPTDTNKSRQSYYQARQMYQSLGDTAKAQEIDNKINELNARQMSSLQTANNMVQEGLNQITANNPAEAITLLTKAKNIYQGLGDSNNVNNVNKFISQAQEFIKFESKKDAELKQKETEMKELETRNAEELKQQKIKEQQAIAAKEAEIAARQREIELEKQRREKIAQSIENATNLEMQADQMFTLKRYTESIAKYNESKKIFEELKSAGDFDDQTNKIEYLGQKITRTEGYLYEEQGDDEYKKKNWQESQKKYQLAADNMKLTNESNEIQKRVEKKLKKATSKAGKKWWQFWK, encoded by the coding sequence ATGAGAAAAGAAGAAGCAAAGTTTGAAACGAGATTTTTTAGTGAAGCTGGGACTAAGGGGAAAAATAATGATTATTTTGGATATACCCAGCTGGATAATTATGCGATATGGGTGGCGGCTGATGGATATGATGAGGAAGCTGGGGCTGATGTGGCTGCAAAATTGGCAGTAAGTTCTGCAATAGAATATTTTATGTTACGTCCACGCTTTAATCCAGAAGTAATTAAGGAAATAATGGAATATGCAAACTTAAAAGTGAAGGAAAAACAGGAGGAAACTGAAAAATATTCATTAATGCACACTTCCCTTTTAGTTGTAATAAGCAATTATAATTCATTCTTATATGGAAATGTTGGAAATACAAGGCTTTATCATTTGAGAGGAGGTTATGTGGTTTCTCAAAGCAGAGATGACACAATAGCTCAGCTTCTTGTAGATGAAAATGCACTTGATATGAGTGATATGAAGTATCATAGACAAAGAAATGATTTGCTTCAAGCAATAGGAGATTTTGGAAAGATAAAACCAAATATTATAAAAAATCCTGTAACACTTCAGGAAAATGACATGCTATGCTTAACAACAATAGGATTTTGGGAAAATATTGATGAAAGGGAAATGGAAGTTGAAATTTCAAGATACCCAAACAAAGATAGCTTATTAAGATCATTGGAACATAAAGTTATGGCAACAACAAGAGAAAGTGTGGAAAACTATACTTTTGCACTAGTAAATGTGGAAAAAGTAGCACCGTCTGAACCCGTTGAAAAGGATAAGAAGAAATTTTGGATAAAAGTTGGATTAATATCTTTGGCAGTTCTAGTAATAATATTGTCCTTGACGTTTTGGAATATAAGTAAAAGAAATAATATTATAAAAAGAGCGGCAGTATACGAAGAACAGGCAAATGATGATATTGTCAAAAAAGATTTTAATAATGCGATAGAAAGTTTTAAGCTGGAAAAAGCGGAACTTGAAAAATTGAAACCGAAATCCAGAGGAATAATAGGATTTTTTACGGGAGCTAATGGTAAAAGAGCTGACGCTGAAAAAAGAATAAGTGCTGTAAACACTAAGATATCTCAGACTTCAAAATTGCAAAAGGCGTTTCAGGACATAAATGAGGCAAATCAGTTATTTAATTCAGGAAATTATGACGAAGCATCAAGAAAATATCAAGAGGCAAAATATGTTTTGGAAGAAAATACTTACAAAAAGGATGAACTTAATACAGATGAAGTTCTAACAACGTTAAATGCAAGAATAGATTCATCCAGTAAGTTAAAAGAGGCTTTGGCAATTGAAACAGCTGGGAATCAAGCTTTTTCAGCTGGGAACTATAATTTGGCAAAAGAAAATTATAAAACTGCTTCAGAACTTTATTTAGTAAATGGACGTGCAGACTATGTTGCAAACATTGAAAGAAAAATAGCTGAAATAGATGACAAGGCAAAAACTGAATACAGTGGGGCAATGCTGACTGAAAACCAGGCTGACTTATTATCCCCAACAGATACGAATAAATCGAGACAGTCGTATTATCAGGCAAGACAAATGTATCAAAGTCTAGGAGATACTGCTAAGGCACAGGAAATAGACAATAAGATAAATGAATTGAATGCAAGACAGATGTCAAGCCTTCAAACAGCAAATAATATGGTTCAAGAAGGTTTAAATCAAATAACTGCAAATAATCCCGCTGAAGCAATAACATTGCTTACAAAAGCTAAGAATATTTATCAAGGGTTGGGAGATAGCAATAATGTAAATAATGTAAATAAATTTATTTCACAAGCTCAGGAATTTATTAAGTTTGAAAGTAAGAAAGACGCTGAATTAAAACAAAAAGAAACTGAGATGAAAGAATTAGAAACAAGAAATGCAGAGGAATTAAAACAACAAAAAATTAAGGAACAACAGGCGATAGCGGCAAAAGAAGCAGAGATTGCGGCTAGACAACGGGAAATTGAACTTGAAAAACAAAGAAGAGAGAAAATTGCACAAAGTATAGAAAATGCTACGAATTTAGAAATGCAGGCCGATCAGATGTTTACCTTAAAAAGATATACAGAAAGTATAGCAAAATACAATGAATCTAAAAAAATCTTTGAAGAATTAAAATCAGCAGGAGATTTTGATGATCAGACTAACAAAATAGAATATTTAGGGCAAAAAATTACTAGAACAGAAGGATATTTATATGAAGAGCAGGGAGACGATGAATACAAGAAGAAAAATTGGCAAGAAAGCCAGAAAAAATATCAGCTGGCAGCAGATAATATGAAATTAACTAATGAATCAAATGAAATTCAAAAAAGAGTAGAAAAGAAATTGAAAAAAGCAACTTCAAAGGCTGGGAAAAAATGGTGGCAGTTCTGGAAATAG
- a CDS encoding phage baseplate assembly protein V, translating to MNSILQNQKPVEFFSAERIKIEIDGQQILWRDMTLKIDSRIGEHTVGKIKYIASLQQINIYDAAIDKDEDIKIIISGRSNISNENGTSNDKIFLNGIIDDIKLSEIKTGSLVVEITCISKSIILDRIPRYRSFQDPSLTYSAIAEEINKNYGANGEKIISVGEDMKEVPRMTIQYNETDWEYLKRLASYTGQPIIPYYDKVLVGFLKNQAVQTPNTTYSQYGKSKKNKRTMYKITGTEVYAVSTPIKLKTRNRAGGEETENDYYVIESRIYNEGNTLKCEYTLGKQTDYFVDPIPHEKIKGAVIEARTVHIARTDESKSNHGRSEGSSDNLEGKTIGAKPLNKYIEKAENQSENVKERVKASDIAVMTLNLTEGLLKLGENGQSFEDKYAGKSYFPYVTPYSQTNTGFTPAPEVNDRVALYFPNGNETHAIVLGAVNNDGNGRFTNPDKRNFTLGNSQGGANNGKPMYDFTLDSEKFTMSTGNVISMESSGTINVAGRSNVGVISTTSNVNVIGSKSVNSVVGSSKVTIDPNNINVNGNSSVDIKGGAKLSATGGQVSIGAGAGTTDIKGGKVKVH from the coding sequence ATGAACAGTATCTTGCAAAATCAGAAACCAGTGGAATTTTTTTCGGCAGAAAGAATAAAAATAGAAATTGACGGACAGCAAATATTGTGGAGGGATATGACTTTAAAAATAGATTCAAGAATTGGGGAGCATACTGTTGGAAAAATAAAGTATATCGCCTCTTTACAGCAGATAAATATTTATGATGCCGCAATAGACAAGGATGAGGATATTAAAATAATTATTTCTGGAAGAAGCAATATTTCAAATGAAAACGGAACTTCAAATGATAAAATATTTTTAAATGGAATAATTGACGATATTAAACTTTCTGAAATTAAGACAGGCTCTTTGGTAGTGGAAATTACCTGTATTTCTAAAAGTATTATTCTTGACAGGATACCAAGATACCGTTCATTTCAGGATCCTTCACTAACTTATTCAGCAATAGCTGAAGAAATTAACAAAAATTATGGGGCAAATGGAGAAAAAATAATAAGTGTAGGGGAAGATATGAAAGAAGTCCCAAGAATGACAATCCAGTATAACGAAACAGACTGGGAATATCTAAAAAGGCTGGCTTCATATACAGGACAACCAATAATTCCTTATTATGATAAAGTCCTAGTTGGATTTTTGAAAAATCAGGCTGTGCAGACACCGAATACAACATATTCCCAATATGGAAAAAGCAAGAAAAATAAAAGAACAATGTATAAAATAACAGGAACAGAAGTATATGCCGTTTCAACACCGATAAAATTGAAAACTAGAAACAGGGCAGGCGGAGAAGAAACTGAAAACGATTATTACGTTATAGAAAGCAGAATATACAACGAAGGAAATACCTTAAAATGCGAATACACACTTGGAAAACAGACAGATTATTTTGTAGATCCGATACCGCATGAAAAGATAAAAGGAGCAGTAATAGAAGCGAGAACAGTCCATATTGCAAGAACAGACGAAAGCAAAAGCAATCACGGAAGAAGCGAAGGAAGTTCAGATAATCTTGAGGGGAAAACGATTGGAGCAAAACCACTTAATAAATATATAGAAAAAGCTGAAAATCAGAGTGAAAATGTAAAAGAAAGAGTTAAAGCGAGTGATATAGCTGTAATGACATTAAATTTAACGGAAGGATTGCTAAAATTGGGAGAAAATGGGCAGTCTTTTGAGGATAAATATGCTGGAAAGAGTTATTTTCCTTATGTAACTCCATATAGCCAGACAAATACAGGATTTACACCAGCACCAGAAGTAAATGATAGAGTGGCACTTTATTTTCCAAACGGGAATGAAACACATGCAATAGTGCTGGGTGCGGTTAATAATGATGGGAATGGAAGGTTTACAAATCCTGATAAAAGGAATTTTACTTTGGGGAATAGTCAAGGTGGAGCGAATAATGGGAAACCGATGTATGATTTTACTTTAGACAGTGAAAAATTTACTATGAGTACTGGTAATGTTATAAGTATGGAATCTTCAGGAACGATTAATGTAGCAGGAAGAAGTAACGTAGGGGTTATCTCAACAACATCGAACGTAAATGTTATCGGTTCAAAATCTGTAAATTCAGTTGTTGGAAGTTCTAAAGTAACAATAGATCCGAATAATATCAATGTTAACGGAAATAGTAGTGTTGATATTAAAGGAGGTGCAAAATTGTCAGCAACAGGAGGACAAGTTTCAATAGGAGCTGGAGCAGGAACAACAGATATAAAAGGAGGGAAGGTAAAAGTACATTAA
- a CDS encoding toxin-antitoxin system YwqK family antitoxin: protein MKNYEKVELSKKIMNGKNYYILNNEKYYTGKIEIRFNNSDKVKVTGQIEKGLKSGEWRYFYENGNVEKIETYKFGELTGNYKGFYESGELMEVGEMRYDKMEGTWKSYYKNGNLDVETSYVLNKQNGIWKKFYESGELKCECPTRNNMFYGNYKKYSKSGILLYKCFLRDSEKNGEEIYFDEAGREIMRTRYVNGREIKS, encoded by the coding sequence ATGAAAAATTATGAAAAAGTAGAATTGTCAAAAAAAATAATGAATGGTAAAAATTATTATATTTTAAATAATGAAAAATATTACACAGGGAAAATAGAAATTCGATTTAATAATAGTGATAAAGTTAAAGTGACGGGACAAATTGAAAAAGGATTAAAATCGGGAGAATGGAGATATTTTTATGAAAATGGGAATGTTGAAAAAATTGAAACATATAAATTTGGGGAATTGACTGGAAATTATAAAGGATTTTATGAAAGCGGAGAACTAATGGAAGTTGGAGAAATGAGATACGACAAAATGGAAGGTACATGGAAGTCGTATTATAAGAATGGAAATTTAGACGTTGAAACTTCATATGTTTTAAATAAGCAGAATGGTATTTGGAAAAAATTTTATGAAAGTGGAGAATTAAAATGTGAATGTCCTACAAGAAATAATATGTTTTATGGAAATTATAAAAAATATTCAAAAAGTGGTATACTTTTATATAAGTGTTTTCTTAGGGATAGTGAAAAAAATGGAGAGGAGATATATTTTGATGAAGCTGGCAGGGAAATTATGAGAACTAGGTATGTAAATGGCAGAGAAATAAAAAGTTAA